The genomic DNA CCAAACCACCAGCGAATCTTTAATTAACTTGGCCATCATGGCATTTTCAGGAGCCGTATTAGAACAACAGGTGGAATTTTTCACCTGCCCTGTTACTGGGTCTAAACGGTTGTAGTACCAAGGTACAATCTTATCCAATACCGATGTGTCAGCCGTAGGGCCAGCGGCATTCGTATGGTTATACACCACATCCATCACCACGTTCATTCCAATATTTTCTTTAATCGATTGGATCATTTCACGGGTTTCAAGAATCCGTTGTGTTCCCTCTGGATTAGTCGAGTACGAACCTTCAGGCACTGTGTAATGGAATGGGTCATATCCCCAGTTGAATCCATCAGTAGAAGAAACATAACGGTTCAACTCCTGAACAACTGGATTGGCGGGTGTATCGTTATCGCGCTCGATTTCAAGTACTTCAGCAATCGTCAAACCAGACATGCAATAGTTGCTAAAGCGCGACGTAGTAATCGCTTTATTGACGTTACATAACTTACTGAAAGACTCATCGATATTCGCAACTTTTGACGGATCTTCTTCGATGGTCGCAATATCAAAAATAGGCAATAAATGTAAGTGAGTCACACCACTTTCGCTGAGCGATTTTAGATGTTGTACAGGTGCACTATCATCATCGGTAAATGCGGTGAATTTACCGCGGTCTTCGGCAGGTACGGATTCATCTAGAGCAGAAAAATCGCGGACATGTGACTCATAAATCACGAACTTCGCAGGATTGTCTTGAGCAATAGGCGCTTTTAAGCTGTCCCAACCAGCAGGTTTTAATGCGGGATCATTCAAATTAACGACTTGGCTGTATTCAGAGTTGCGAGATAAACTCAATGCATACGGGTCAGTCACCTGATAGCTTTCCACCTTACTTGAAACTGGATGGACAACATTCACTAGGTAACGATAGTAAGTACCGCTCGGTGCTTGATTGGTATTCACCGACCATACACCAGACTCAGCCTGATAAGCCATTTGTAATCGGCCCAGTTCTTTTTTGTCTTGATTAAACAGTACAGCAACCACGTTTTGTGCCGATGGTGCCCATAATCGGAAACTGGTGTTAATACCGTCTGTAATTGCGCCAAGTTCGATATCTTTTGCTTTATCTGCAAACAGATTATCTAAACTGCCCGCCGACTGTACTTTAGTTGCAGCAAGCACATCGCCTTTGTCATCAACTGCAATAGCCACTAATTCAGCTTTCACAATCGGACGCATATTGATTTTAGGATCTATGCTGTAAGCCGTTTTGTTCGCAAACTGCGGGTATTTTCTTGACGCTTCAACTGAAAGTGTACCTGCAGATAATTCAATATATTGGTTAGTAAACTGGTAATTATCACCTTTAGGTTCCACATCTGATGCGAGCGATAGATACAAGCGCACATCTTTTGCCCCTGTCGCACCGTCCCACACTAAAGTATGTGCATCCACTAGGTGCGCTTCAGCATTGGCAACACCCGCCAACGACAAGAAGGCTTCTTCGCGGCTATCATAAGGTTCGGTCACACCAGGGGTTAATGAACCAGTACGATCGGTAATAGTGTCAAAATCAAACTTCACATTTTCGGAAAGTTTATCTGTCCCTTTTCTTACTATGATGTTCATACAGTTTGGCGAAGCGTTTTGCAGTGGTAACTTCCAGTACGGGCCGTTACTATCAGAACCTGTCGGCGTATTGACGACTTTACTCCAGTCATGATCAATTAAGGTTTTACCCGCTCGTTTACACGTATCATCATTCCAAATGTATAAGTTGTAATCACTATAATCTTTCGACGAAGTCTTAGCTGATGCTCCTTCAGGGGCTTTTTCAACTAAATATAAAACAGCCTCACCATTACCCGCTTTAGCAGGCTCATCCACTTTACCTGTGGCTTTTAGTTTCGCGATAGGGCCTGATGTTTCAGGAATTACGATATTTATTTGTGGCGGATTAGTGGTATCAAAATAACTGTCCTTGTTACCACTGTTATTATCATCACTGCTATTACATCCCGTTAGTGCTGTTGCGTAGAGTAATGGGATTATAATTTGTGCCGTTTTAGACAGAGTAAATTTCACGTTTCATTCCCTTGTTATTGGATTTTGGACAAAGATATGAAATTTCGTGTCATGCAAACTGTGATATGTGCAATCTTCTTTAAAACAGCAGCGTTTTATTACTTTTTATGGGCAGGCACTCACCCTTTGTAGGGGTACACCAAAAATCACCTCACCGTACAAAATGTTGCGAGGCTCATGTTTATTGCCGCAGATTAGCGTTCTGCTCTGCCATGACTATTAATATGACCCGTCCTGATATGGGTTGACACTTGATTGACTAAAACGCTCGATGTATTTCATCGGGCGTTTTGTATTTTAGAGCTGTGTGAGGCCTATATTCATTATAGATTTTTACTGATTCGGCGACCATTTTCTTTGCTTCATCTAAATCATTCGGCTTATTCAACAGATACTCCATCTTCAGTATTCCGTTGATCCTCTCTGCCAACGCATTCTGATAACAGTCATAGCCATCAGTCATTGAGCAAGATACATCATACTGTCGATGCAACTCTTGGTATTCAACAGAGCAGTACTGAACACCTCGATCTGAGTGATGAACAAGCTCACCTGTATTCTTCCGCTCTTTCAACGCGTTTAAAAAGGCCTGCTTGACCGTGCGAGCTTTCATATCATCACCTATGTGATAGCCCACGATTTTTCTTGAGTAAGCGTCCGTCACTAAACTGAGATAAGTACTACCACGTCGCGTTGCTAGATAAGTAATATCGGCAACCCATAATTGCTCTGGTCTTTCCGGTATTAAGCCTTCTTTGATTCGATTTGGATGGCAGTAAAAGCGATGATTACTGTTTGTGGTTCGATGATAAGCCCTTCGATTTTGCACTAATAATCGATTCATTCTCAACAGAGAGAATAAGCGGTCTCGCCCGATTTCAATATCGTTCTGAGCAAGTAAATACTTGATCTTACGAGTCCCTATACGAGGGTGCATCATCCTTTGCTCCTTCACAAAACCGAGTACTGATTCATCTTTCTTTGTTTGATGAATTTCTGCAACACAGCGCTTGTAGAAAGCTTGTCGTGTAATACCTATGAAGTGACAAGCTTTAGTGACGGTCAACTTTCTGACCGTTTTTTCCTTAATAACTCGGCCTTGCGCTTCTTTGAGATTCGGACACCGAAATCTCGATCCATGACTTTTACTACCGCTTCAAAGAACTCAGCTTTGAGCTGAGTCTCTTCCAATTGCTGCTCGAGTTCTTTGATTCGTTGCTCTGGGGTTTGAGTTGAGGAAGGGTTTGACATAGTCGCTCCTAACGCTCTCGATTGTTCTATTCCTTTAGACCAATCTAGTTGACCATGTTTGCGAAGCCAAACTAAAACGGTAGAGCGACCTTGGATCCCATAACGCTCTTGAGCTTGCTTATAAGTCATTTCGCCTTTTTCAACTTGGCTTACGACTGCCAATTTAAAGGCAAGAGAATAATCTCGT from Photobacterium sanguinicancri includes the following:
- the pulA gene encoding pullulanase-type alpha-1,6-glucosidase yields the protein MKFTLSKTAQIIIPLLYATALTGCNSSDDNNSGNKDSYFDTTNPPQINIVIPETSGPIAKLKATGKVDEPAKAGNGEAVLYLVEKAPEGASAKTSSKDYSDYNLYIWNDDTCKRAGKTLIDHDWSKVVNTPTGSDSNGPYWKLPLQNASPNCMNIIVRKGTDKLSENVKFDFDTITDRTGSLTPGVTEPYDSREEAFLSLAGVANAEAHLVDAHTLVWDGATGAKDVRLYLSLASDVEPKGDNYQFTNQYIELSAGTLSVEASRKYPQFANKTAYSIDPKINMRPIVKAELVAIAVDDKGDVLAATKVQSAGSLDNLFADKAKDIELGAITDGINTSFRLWAPSAQNVVAVLFNQDKKELGRLQMAYQAESGVWSVNTNQAPSGTYYRYLVNVVHPVSSKVESYQVTDPYALSLSRNSEYSQVVNLNDPALKPAGWDSLKAPIAQDNPAKFVIYESHVRDFSALDESVPAEDRGKFTAFTDDDSAPVQHLKSLSESGVTHLHLLPIFDIATIEEDPSKVANIDESFSKLCNVNKAITTSRFSNYCMSGLTIAEVLEIERDNDTPANPVVQELNRYVSSTDGFNWGYDPFHYTVPEGSYSTNPEGTQRILETREMIQSIKENIGMNVVMDVVYNHTNAAGPTADTSVLDKIVPWYYNRLDPVTGQVKNSTCCSNTAPENAMMAKLIKDSLVVWARDYKIDSFRFDLMGHHPLAQIEESLEAVKRVDPNTYFYGEGWNFGEVENDKLFVQATQKHLGGTGIGSFSDRLRDAVRGGGPFDSGDALRTNKGFGNGVNDQTDADVVKSRLHLADLTRLGMAGNIKTFTFIDATGKAITGKQLDYNGQAAGYADDPTEVQNYVSKHDNQTLWDNTQYKAPDATSIDTRVRMQAVSLATAMLGQGVPFTHMGSDLLRSKSMQRDSYDSGDWYNHVDFTYQGNNWNKGLPRKDKDSDNYDAINDVITRSGLDAQPAPENIQDMAVYYKEMAALRKAYPLLTLGKGSEVNKRIDFHNTGPKQQPGLIVMSIDNGIGAGVDIDPKKDALVVAINASSTSKTFTLKGVKGLQVSALHHSDLAKGAKADGEVLTIPAWTPVVFVMPRAAQRGTGIPVIGK
- a CDS encoding IS3 family transposase (programmed frameshift), which codes for MKTTSRRTQRDYSLAFKLAVVSQVEKGEMTYKQAQERYGIQGRSTVLVWLRKHGQLDWSKGIEQSRALGATMSNPSSTQTPEQRIKELEQQLEETQLKAEFFEAVVKVMDRDFGVRISKKRKAELLRKKPVRKLTVTKACHFIGITRQAFYKRCVAEIHQTKKDESVLGFVKEQRMMHPRIGTRKIKYLLAQNDIEIGRDRLFSLLRMNRLLVQNRRAYHRTTNSNHRFYCHPNRIKEGLIPERPEQLWVADITYLATRRGSTYLSLVTDAYSRKIVGYHIGDDMKARTVKQAFLNALKERKNTGELVHHSDRGVQYCSVEYQELHRQYDVSCSMTDGYDCYQNALAERINGILKMEYLLNKPNDLDEAKKMVAESVKIYNEYRPHTALKYKTPDEIHRAF